The proteins below are encoded in one region of Scyliorhinus torazame isolate Kashiwa2021f chromosome 8, sScyTor2.1, whole genome shotgun sequence:
- the cyp24a1 gene encoding 1,25-dihydroxyvitamin D(3) 24-hydroxylase, mitochondrial isoform X1, whose amino-acid sequence MRFHSRSAELLLQLARQGGKFLHRIPIPTAGSASNKAMAPCGHSSIPGPTNWPLLGSLLEIIRKGGLQKQHKTLVEFHKKFGKIFKMKLGPFESVHIGAPCLLEALYRKESNYPQRLEIKPWKAYRDYRGEAYGLLILEGKDWQRVRSIFQKKLMKPTEVVKLDGKINGVLEDFISRMDKLRDKTGKINDLYQELNKWSFETICLVLYDKRFGLLEQNVVEESLNFIQAIKIIMNTFGKMMVTPVGLHKSFNTKTWKDHTEAWDNIFKTAKCHIDGRLNRHSACPANDFLSEIYNGSELSRKELYAVITELQIGGVETTANSLLWAIFNLSRNPKAQDKLHEEIRHVLSKDQAPTADDIKKMPYLKACLKESMRITPSVPFTSRTLDEETVLGDYLLPKGTILMINSHALGWNEDYFDEGMQFKPERWLQDKHTINPFAHVPFGVGKRMCIGRRLAELQLQLALCWLVARYKIVTTDEDPVETLHSGTLVPNREIPVAFQIR is encoded by the exons ATGCGATTTCACAGCAGAAGCGCCGAGTTGCTCCTGCAGTTGGCGAGACAAGGGGGCAAGTTCCTCCACCGCATCCCGATCCCCACAGCTGGCAGTGCCTCGAACAAAGCCATGGCACCGTGCGGGCACAGCTCCATCCCCGGCCCCACCAACTGGCCTCTGCTGGGAAGCCTGCTGGAGATCATTAGGAAAGGAGGGCTCCAAAAGCAGCACAAAACACTG GTCGAATTTCACAAGAAATTTGGGAAGATTTTTAAGATGAAGTTGGGGCCGTTTGAATCCGTTCACATCGGGGCTCCGTGCCTGCTCGAAGCTCTGTACCGGAAAGAGAGCAATTACCCGCAGCGCCTGGAGATCAAACCGTGGAAAGCTTACCGGGACTACAGAGGCGAGGCGTATGGACTGCTCATACT GGAAGGAAAAGACTGGCAAAGGGTACGGAGCATATTTCAGAAAAAGCTGATGAAGCcaacagaagtagtgaaactggatGGAAAAATCAACGGG GTTCTGGAAGATTTCATCAGCAGAATGGATAAGCTCCGTGACAAGACAGGGAAGATTAATGATCTATACCAGGAACTGAACAAATGGTCCTTTGAAA CAATTTGCTTGGTGTTATATGATAAAAGATTTGGCCTTCTGGAACAAAATGTAGTTGAAGAATCTTTGAACTTCATCCAGGCAATTAAAATT ATAATGAATACATTTGGTAAGATGATGGTGACTCCAGTTGGGCTTCATAAGAGCTTTAATACAAAGACGTGGAAGGACCACACGGAAGCTTGGGACAATATATTCAAAACAG CAAAATGCCACATTGATGGAAGATTAAACAGACACTCAGCCTGTCCGGCCAATGACTTCCTCTCAGAAATCTACAATGGCAGTGAACTATCAAGAAAAGAGCTGTATGCTGTGATCACTGAACTTCAGATTGGAGGGGTAGAAACG ACTGCCAACAGTTTGCTTTGGGCTATCTTTAATCTCTCACGCAATCCCAAAGCACAAGACAAACTTCATGAAGAAATACGGCATGTGCTGTCCAAAGACCAGGCCCCAACTGCAGACGATATTAAGAAAATGCCCTACCTAAAGGCTTGCCTGAAAGAGTCTATGAG GATTACTCCTTCTGTGCCCTTCACAAGTCGCACTCTGGATGAAGAAACTGTTCTTGGTGACTACTTGCTACCTAAGGGA ACTATTTTAATGATAAACAGTCATGCACTGGGGTGGAATGAAGACTATTTTGATGAGGGAATGCAGTTTAAACCTGAGCGGTGGCTGCAGGATAAGCATACAATCAATCCTTTTGCACATGTGCCATTTGGTGTTGGGAAAAGGATGTGTATAGGTCGGCGACTGGCTGAGTTACAGTTACAGTTGGCCCTATGCTGG TTGGTTGCAAGGTACAAAATAGTGACTACTGACGAAGATCCCGTGGAAACATTGCATTCTGGGACATTGGTGCCTAATCGTGAAATCCCAGTTGCGTTCCAGATACGTTAA
- the cyp24a1 gene encoding 1,25-dihydroxyvitamin D(3) 24-hydroxylase, mitochondrial isoform X3, translating into MKLGPFESVHIGAPCLLEALYRKESNYPQRLEIKPWKAYRDYRGEAYGLLILEGKDWQRVRSIFQKKLMKPTEVVKLDGKINGVLEDFISRMDKLRDKTGKINDLYQELNKWSFETICLVLYDKRFGLLEQNVVEESLNFIQAIKIIMNTFGKMMVTPVGLHKSFNTKTWKDHTEAWDNIFKTAKCHIDGRLNRHSACPANDFLSEIYNGSELSRKELYAVITELQIGGVETTANSLLWAIFNLSRNPKAQDKLHEEIRHVLSKDQAPTADDIKKMPYLKACLKESMRITPSVPFTSRTLDEETVLGDYLLPKGTILMINSHALGWNEDYFDEGMQFKPERWLQDKHTINPFAHVPFGVGKRMCIGRRLAELQLQLALCWLVARYKIVTTDEDPVETLHSGTLVPNREIPVAFQIR; encoded by the exons ATGAAGTTGGGGCCGTTTGAATCCGTTCACATCGGGGCTCCGTGCCTGCTCGAAGCTCTGTACCGGAAAGAGAGCAATTACCCGCAGCGCCTGGAGATCAAACCGTGGAAAGCTTACCGGGACTACAGAGGCGAGGCGTATGGACTGCTCATACT GGAAGGAAAAGACTGGCAAAGGGTACGGAGCATATTTCAGAAAAAGCTGATGAAGCcaacagaagtagtgaaactggatGGAAAAATCAACGGG GTTCTGGAAGATTTCATCAGCAGAATGGATAAGCTCCGTGACAAGACAGGGAAGATTAATGATCTATACCAGGAACTGAACAAATGGTCCTTTGAAA CAATTTGCTTGGTGTTATATGATAAAAGATTTGGCCTTCTGGAACAAAATGTAGTTGAAGAATCTTTGAACTTCATCCAGGCAATTAAAATT ATAATGAATACATTTGGTAAGATGATGGTGACTCCAGTTGGGCTTCATAAGAGCTTTAATACAAAGACGTGGAAGGACCACACGGAAGCTTGGGACAATATATTCAAAACAG CAAAATGCCACATTGATGGAAGATTAAACAGACACTCAGCCTGTCCGGCCAATGACTTCCTCTCAGAAATCTACAATGGCAGTGAACTATCAAGAAAAGAGCTGTATGCTGTGATCACTGAACTTCAGATTGGAGGGGTAGAAACG ACTGCCAACAGTTTGCTTTGGGCTATCTTTAATCTCTCACGCAATCCCAAAGCACAAGACAAACTTCATGAAGAAATACGGCATGTGCTGTCCAAAGACCAGGCCCCAACTGCAGACGATATTAAGAAAATGCCCTACCTAAAGGCTTGCCTGAAAGAGTCTATGAG GATTACTCCTTCTGTGCCCTTCACAAGTCGCACTCTGGATGAAGAAACTGTTCTTGGTGACTACTTGCTACCTAAGGGA ACTATTTTAATGATAAACAGTCATGCACTGGGGTGGAATGAAGACTATTTTGATGAGGGAATGCAGTTTAAACCTGAGCGGTGGCTGCAGGATAAGCATACAATCAATCCTTTTGCACATGTGCCATTTGGTGTTGGGAAAAGGATGTGTATAGGTCGGCGACTGGCTGAGTTACAGTTACAGTTGGCCCTATGCTGG TTGGTTGCAAGGTACAAAATAGTGACTACTGACGAAGATCCCGTGGAAACATTGCATTCTGGGACATTGGTGCCTAATCGTGAAATCCCAGTTGCGTTCCAGATACGTTAA
- the cyp24a1 gene encoding 1,25-dihydroxyvitamin D(3) 24-hydroxylase, mitochondrial isoform X2, translated as MRFHSRSAELLLQLARQGGKFLHRIPIPTAGSASNKAMAPCGHSSIPGPTNWPLLGSLLEIIRKGGLQKQHKTLVEFHKKFGKIFKMKLGPFESVHIGAPCLLEALYRKESNYPQRLEIKPWKAYRDYRGEAYGLLILEGKDWQRVRSIFQKKLMKPTEVVKLDGKINGVLEDFISRMDKLRDKTGKINDLYQELNKWSFETICLVLYDKRFGLLEQNVVEESLNFIQAIKIIMNTFGKMMVTPVGLHKSFNTKTWKDHTEAWDNIFKTAKCHIDGRLNRHSACPANDFLSEIYNGSELSRKELYAVITELQIGGVETTILMINSHALGWNEDYFDEGMQFKPERWLQDKHTINPFAHVPFGVGKRMCIGRRLAELQLQLALCWLVARYKIVTTDEDPVETLHSGTLVPNREIPVAFQIR; from the exons ATGCGATTTCACAGCAGAAGCGCCGAGTTGCTCCTGCAGTTGGCGAGACAAGGGGGCAAGTTCCTCCACCGCATCCCGATCCCCACAGCTGGCAGTGCCTCGAACAAAGCCATGGCACCGTGCGGGCACAGCTCCATCCCCGGCCCCACCAACTGGCCTCTGCTGGGAAGCCTGCTGGAGATCATTAGGAAAGGAGGGCTCCAAAAGCAGCACAAAACACTG GTCGAATTTCACAAGAAATTTGGGAAGATTTTTAAGATGAAGTTGGGGCCGTTTGAATCCGTTCACATCGGGGCTCCGTGCCTGCTCGAAGCTCTGTACCGGAAAGAGAGCAATTACCCGCAGCGCCTGGAGATCAAACCGTGGAAAGCTTACCGGGACTACAGAGGCGAGGCGTATGGACTGCTCATACT GGAAGGAAAAGACTGGCAAAGGGTACGGAGCATATTTCAGAAAAAGCTGATGAAGCcaacagaagtagtgaaactggatGGAAAAATCAACGGG GTTCTGGAAGATTTCATCAGCAGAATGGATAAGCTCCGTGACAAGACAGGGAAGATTAATGATCTATACCAGGAACTGAACAAATGGTCCTTTGAAA CAATTTGCTTGGTGTTATATGATAAAAGATTTGGCCTTCTGGAACAAAATGTAGTTGAAGAATCTTTGAACTTCATCCAGGCAATTAAAATT ATAATGAATACATTTGGTAAGATGATGGTGACTCCAGTTGGGCTTCATAAGAGCTTTAATACAAAGACGTGGAAGGACCACACGGAAGCTTGGGACAATATATTCAAAACAG CAAAATGCCACATTGATGGAAGATTAAACAGACACTCAGCCTGTCCGGCCAATGACTTCCTCTCAGAAATCTACAATGGCAGTGAACTATCAAGAAAAGAGCTGTATGCTGTGATCACTGAACTTCAGATTGGAGGGGTAGAAACG ACTATTTTAATGATAAACAGTCATGCACTGGGGTGGAATGAAGACTATTTTGATGAGGGAATGCAGTTTAAACCTGAGCGGTGGCTGCAGGATAAGCATACAATCAATCCTTTTGCACATGTGCCATTTGGTGTTGGGAAAAGGATGTGTATAGGTCGGCGACTGGCTGAGTTACAGTTACAGTTGGCCCTATGCTGG TTGGTTGCAAGGTACAAAATAGTGACTACTGACGAAGATCCCGTGGAAACATTGCATTCTGGGACATTGGTGCCTAATCGTGAAATCCCAGTTGCGTTCCAGATACGTTAA